The following proteins are encoded in a genomic region of Papaver somniferum cultivar HN1 unplaced genomic scaffold, ASM357369v1 unplaced-scaffold_10, whole genome shotgun sequence:
- the LOC113326059 gene encoding sulfated surface glycoprotein 185-like yields the protein MSLEGKEACNPNDLYTDVLWAPTSDCTVYCTNWCRDACVSKFSSTMVNNKCTVANNSVHRDCCCKNNFPPPPPPSPPPPSPSPPPPSPPPPSPSPPPPSPPPPSPPPCPFPEPCSSCGCCNTDINIQISVKQGGNVKL from the coding sequence ATGTCGCTGGAAGGAAAAGAAGCATGTAACCCTAACGACTTGTACACAGACGTTCTCTGGGCTCCAACATCTGATTGCACCGTTTATTGTACAAACTGGTGTAGAGATGCATGTGTTTCCAAGTTCAGTAGCACAATGGTCAATAATAAATGCACGGTAGCTAACAACAGTGTGCATCGCGACTGTTGCTGCAAAAACAATTTTCCACCACCACCCCCTCCATCGCCACCTCCACCATCACCGTCGCCACCCcctccatcaccacctccaccatcACCGTCACCGCCCCCTCCGTCGCCACCCCCTCCTTCACCACCTCCATGTCCATTCCCAGAACCATGCTCTAGCTGCGGATGTTGCAACACGGACATCAATATTCAGATCTCTGTAAAACAAGGCGGCAATGTCAAACTATGA